GAATAACCTTAGATGTTGTTCCGAAGGCAAAACCCCAATCAGTCTCTAATTGGGGGCACCCCTCTCGAGAGGGGAGTTTTGTATCCCAAATAATAACAGCGCTATAGCCCAAAAATGACACACTGACATACTGTATCATGACAAACTGAAAAAAGGGGTGCCCGGGTGAGTGCAGCGACCGGGCGGGTTGTGACAGTCCCTATGCCGGTATTCGCCCCCTTACGCCACGGATTAAAGACATCGAACGCTCGGCTCGGGGCTTAAATAATTCCCACAAACTAACTGCAGCCCTGAAAGGGCGACATCCCACAGCCCGGGGTGCCAACCCCGGGAATGGAACCGAACCCACAAGTGAGCCCTGTAAGGGCGGCATATCATCGTGATTGGATTTTGTGTCAGAGGTGTTCGAATTATTCGTGCTCATTGCGGATAAGGCCGGTAATTTATTTGGTGGGCCGTTTGTGCCTCGTTTCTTCCCTTTACGATTTATGAGGTTGCACTCAAGCTCACAGGCTTCGATAAACACTCCCACACCCCGCCCCGCAACCTTCTGATTTTTGAATAGGCTCATATATTGTTTCGGCGGCAAACCCCAATCAGCTTTTGATTGGGGGCACCCATCTCCAGAGGGGAATTGATAAGCTCAGTTTTTACAGTAACATTTGAGCCTTATTTGCATGCTTTTTTTTGAACTCAAAGCCACAATCAGCCCTGTAAGGGCGGCATATCATCGTGATTGGATTTTTACCACAAGTGTTCGGATTGTGCATGCTCATTGCGGGTAAAGCCGGTAATTTGATTTCTGGAGGCCGTATCTGCCTCGTTCATTCCTTTCACGATTCATCAGGTTGCACTCAAGGTCACAGGCTTCGACTGTCATCCCTCACACCCCGCCCCGCAACCTTCTTATTTATGAACAGCCTCAGATGTTGTTCCGGCGGCAAACCCCAATCAGCTTCTGATTGGGGGCACCCCTCTCGAGAGGGGAGTTGATAAGTCCCGTTTTAACAGTAACTTTTGTGCCTGATTTTCTTTTTTTACTGAGCTGTAAGCCGCAATCAGTACCGAAACGAAACTCCCCTCTTGTCGAAAAAACCTTCAGGTTTTAAGAAACCCTTAGGGTTTGATTAGCAAAACATCCATCACAAAAAAAGCGACCGGTAAACAGGAAATATGTGCATTTCCTGAATCCGGCCGCTATTTTCCAAAAGCCAAAAGCCAAAAGCCAAAAGCCAAAAGCCAAAAAATCTGTCTTTAAACTTTCACGCGTTCGGTCATTTTGAGAATTTCAACAATGTCGTCGCGGTTCAGCTCGCCGCGGGCCTGCATGGGTTTGCCGAAGCCGTAGGTTGCGATGGTGTAGTCGGCGATGGCTTCGAAATCGGCTTCATCAACGCCCAGATCGCTGAGGCTCTGAAATAAATCATTGTTTTGCAGCCATTCCTCGAAGCGATTGATGAAGGCAAGGGAGGCGTAGGAAACATCATCCTTATCAATACCAAAAACGCGGTCTCCCAGCTGTGCGAGTCGGTCGCGGCAGCGGTCGTTTTTCCAGAGCCAGCGGAAGTAGGCGGGGTAGAGGGTCGCGAGGCCGCGTCCGTGCGCGATGTTGTGGTAGAAGCCGCTGATGGCGTGTTCGATGGCGTGCAGGATGAAGCCCGAGGCCTCCCGGCCTGCGTGCTGATAGCCGTTGAGGGCGAGGTTCGAGGCCCAGAGCAGACGGGCGCGGAGTTCGTAGTTGTCCGGCTCGGCTATCACGAGCGGCAGGGTTTCGACGACCGTAGCGATGATGCCTTCGCTGTAGCGGTCGGCCAGCGGGGAGCGGTTGCCGCCAAGCAAATAGTTTTCGAACACGTGGCTGAGGATGTCTGATGCGCCGTCGCGGGTAGTCGCAGGCGGGAGTTCGAGGGTGAATTCCGGATTCAGCCAGGAAAAGGTCGGCTGAAAGAAGGGATAGCTCAGGGGGGATTTTCCGCGCACGTCCGGGTTGGAAACGACTGAATGCGGGGTTACTTCGGAGGCGGTCGCCGCGGTTGTCGGGATGCAGGCGATGGGCAGCGCGCTCGTCATGCGGCCCATTTTGTCGCCGCCGAGGGTGTAGGGCCAGATATCTTCGTCATCGGTAACGGCAAGGCCGGCAATGGCTTTGGCGGCATCCATGGCGGAGCCGCCGCCGAGGGCGAGCACGACCTCGCCCTTGAATTCCCGCAGTTGTGCCGTCGCCCGGTTGATGGTTCCTGCCAGCGGATTGGGCTCAATGCCTTCAAACAGTAAAAGTTCGCAGCCCTGCCCTTCAAGTCCGCGGGTCACCCGGTCGAGGTACCCAAGGCGCTTGACGCTGCCTCCGCCTATGACCAGAAAAATTTTCTTACCCAGGGAGGCCACATGCTCATAAAATTTGCGCTCTTTGTTTTGTCCGAATAACAGCCGCGTGCGGATGTGTAAATCAAAATCTTGCATGGCAGATAGAATAGATTGAAATAAATGTGTGGAAAAGCGGAGCTTCAGAAGGTGTTGAAAGCTTGTTTGTGAAGTCCGCTAAAAGGTGTTTAAATATGAATCAGGCTTTGAAAACATGCCTGCCATTGTGTATCGTTCTGTCATCCGATTTATGGCTTTATGTCCCGTGTTCACTTAACCTTTTTTTATGATTCCTCCGCTTTTAACCCAACAGCTCAAACAGCGCGCAACCGAACTTATGCCGGATATGATTCAGTGGCGACGCCATCTGCATCAGCATCCTGAAATCAGCTACAAGGAATTCGAAACAACCAAATGGCTCACGACCCGGCTTGAAGAAATGGGCTTCGAAGTGCATCATCCGACAGAAACCGGCTGTGTGGCGGTCATCCGTGGGAAGGCGCCGCAAAGCCGCGTTGTGGCGCTGCGTGCTGATATTGACGCGCTCGCAATGGAGGAAACCGGCGTCGCCAAAGCGGATTTCCGCTCTAAAAACCCCGGTGCGGCGCATTGCTGCGGACACGACGCGCACACGGCCAACCTGCTCGGCTGTGCGCGGATGCTCTCCGATTTGCGCGATCAGCTCGAAGGCACAGTCGTGCTTGTGTTTCAGCCGGGGGAGGAAAAGCTGCCCGGCGGCGGACGCCTGATTTCGGAATCGGGCATCCTGCACACCCTCGGCGTACAGGCGATCTATGGGCTGCATACGAGCCCGGCACACGCGCCGGGACAAATTGGCGTCATCAAAGGTCCGATGATGGCCCGGCCCGATGAGTTCGCACTCGATCTGATCGGCAAAGGCGGACACGCCGCGGCTCCGCATCTTGCCATCGATCCCATCGTGATGGCG
This genomic stretch from Cyclonatronum proteinivorum harbors:
- a CDS encoding M20 metallopeptidase family protein, whose protein sequence is MIPPLLTQQLKQRATELMPDMIQWRRHLHQHPEISYKEFETTKWLTTRLEEMGFEVHHPTETGCVAVIRGKAPQSRVVALRADIDALAMEETGVAKADFRSKNPGAAHCCGHDAHTANLLGCARMLSDLRDQLEGTVVLVFQPGEEKLPGGGRLISESGILHTLGVQAIYGLHTSPAHAPGQIGVIKGPMMARPDEFALDLIGKGGHAAAPHLAIDPIVMAAQFVSAVQTVRSRSINPLEPVVVTVGKINGGTAHNVIPEKVSMLGTIRSFSRETSNFIAQRIEAIAAGIAQGAGGSYSFKYDEGYPAVINTDWATDVIVDVAETLHGPDTALWMPEPVMGGEDFAFYLEHFPGAFFLLGTGSAKADSLWSWHHPRYNIDEDAFVTGASMMAGIALHAGATGGNHG
- a CDS encoding iron-containing alcohol dehydrogenase, which gives rise to MQDFDLHIRTRLLFGQNKERKFYEHVASLGKKIFLVIGGGSVKRLGYLDRVTRGLEGQGCELLLFEGIEPNPLAGTINRATAQLREFKGEVVLALGGGSAMDAAKAIAGLAVTDDEDIWPYTLGGDKMGRMTSALPIACIPTTAATASEVTPHSVVSNPDVRGKSPLSYPFFQPTFSWLNPEFTLELPPATTRDGASDILSHVFENYLLGGNRSPLADRYSEGIIATVVETLPLVIAEPDNYELRARLLWASNLALNGYQHAGREASGFILHAIEHAISGFYHNIAHGRGLATLYPAYFRWLWKNDRCRDRLAQLGDRVFGIDKDDVSYASLAFINRFEEWLQNNDLFQSLSDLGVDEADFEAIADYTIATYGFGKPMQARGELNRDDIVEILKMTERVKV